In Nasonia vitripennis strain AsymCx chromosome 2, Nvit_psr_1.1, whole genome shotgun sequence, a genomic segment contains:
- the LOC100121079 gene encoding alpha-glucosidase, protein MRAVVALNTFALLFLGVCADSGWWKSMSLYQIYPRSFKDSDGDGIGDLKGIQSKLQHLVDSKFNAFWLSPVYPSPMVDFGYDISDFLSIDPVYGKMKDFEDLVEEAHNLSLKVIMDFVPNHSSDKHVWFEKSVKKIEPYTDYFIWHEGKIVDGVRRPPNNWVSVFRGSAWTWNEERQAYYFHQFAPEQPDLNYRNPVVVEEMKNVLRFWMKKGVDGFRMDAVPHLMEVEDLRDEPLSGNTNDPEDYGYTHHIYTNSLHETYEMVRQWREVVDEYKDCVMMIEAYTDTEKTMKYYQYGAHFPFNFAFITSADKSSSAGQIKSLVDSWMSNSPPNSVPNWVAGNHDKPRLATRFDTDLAPAITTIVQLLPGVAVTYYGEEIGMEDTWLSWEETQDPQGCNAGKSGYERASRDPARTPFQWDATTSAGFSTNPRTWLRVNDNYKKINLVAQKAAVKSNYKSFLKITDLRKWPAVKDGYLSTKLLNDQVFAFARTLEGARSVYVVVNFAYHPVTVNLQAFENASSELQLYHTTSDVKHRVGQKVHTTAAQIPERSASIFVSPA, encoded by the exons ATGAGAGCTGTCGTCGCTCTTAACACGTTTGCGCTCCTCTTCCTCGGAGTTTGCGCAGACTCAGGATGGTGGAAATCTATGTCTCTTTACCAGATTTACCCGAGAAGTTTTAAGGACAGTGATGGCGACGGGATTGGAGATCTTAAAG GAATTCAAAGCAAACTCCAGCACCTGGTTGACTCAAAGTTTAATGCATTTTGGCTCTCTCCGGTCTACCCGAGTCCCATGGTGGACTTTGGCTACGATATTTCCGACTTCCTGAGTATCGACCCCGTTTACGGCAAAATGAAAGATTTCGAGGATCTGGTCGAAGAAGCCCATAATCTGTCGCTCAAAGTGATCATGGATTTCGTGCCCAACCACAGCTCCGATAAGCACGTGTGGTTCGAGAAGAGCGTGAAGAAAATCGAACCCTACACAGACTACTTCATCTGGCACGAGGGCAAAATCGTCGACGGTGTCCGTAGACCACCAAACAACTGG GTCAGCGTATTCCGCGGATCTGCTTGGACGTGGAATGAAGAGCGACAGGCTTACTATTTCCACCAATTTGCCCCGGAACAGCCGGATCTCAATTACCGCAACCCGGTCGTTGTCGAGGAGATGAAG AACGTCCTGAGATTCTGGATGAAGAAAGGCGTCGACGGTTTCCGCATGGACGCAGTGCCCCACCTTATGGAAGTAGAGGACCTTCGTGACGAACCCCTGAGTGGCAATACCAACGACCCAGAGGACTACGGCTACACCCATCACATCTACACCAACAGCTTGCACGAGACCTACGAGATGGTTCGTCAGTGGCGCGAAGTAGTCGACGAGTACAAGGATTGCGTTATGATGATCGAAGCTTACACCGATACCGAGAAGACCATGAAGTACTACCAGTACGGTGCACACTTCCCGTTCAACTTTGCCTTCATCACGTCCGCCGACAAGTCCAGCAGTGCAGGCCAAATCAAGAGCCTCGTCGACTCTTGGATGAGTAACTCGCCTCCCAACAGCGTACCCAACTGGGTG GCAGGCAATCACGACAAACCACGACTGGCTACTCGCTTCGACACTGACTTAGCTCCAGCCATCACAACCATCGTACAGTTGCTTCCGGGAGTAGCGGTCACCTACTACGGCGAGGAGATCGGCATGGAGGACACCTGGCTGTCCTGGGAGGAGACTCAGGATCCCCAGGGCTGCAACGCCGGGAAATCCGGTTACGAGAGGGCGTCGCGTGATCCTGCCAGGACACCCTTCCAGTGGGATGCTACCACTTCAGCTG gATTTTCGACCAACCCCAGGACTTGGCTCCGCGTCAACGACAATTACAAGAAAATCAACCTCGTTGCTCAGAAAGCCGCGGTCAAGTCGAACTACAAGTCCTTCTTGAAAATCACAGATCTGAGGAAATGGCCAGCAGTGAAGGACGGATATCTGAGCACGAAATTGCTGAACGACCAAGTTTTCGCTTTCGCGAG GACGCTCGAAGGTGCGAGGTCGGTTTACGTGGTGGTAAACTTCGCGTATCACCCggtgactgtaaatttgcaagctTTCGAGAATGCCTCATCCGAGCTGCAGCTCTACCACACTACATCTGATGTCAAGCATCGAGTCGG gCAAAAGGTACACACGACGGCTGCACAGATTCCGGAGCGCAGCGCTTCAATTTTCGTTAGCCCCGCCTAG
- the LOC100121102 gene encoding maltase 2 — protein MSYLRWCVALLLCVGLAAGEIKNKGWWKNTVFYQVYPRSFMDSNGDGIGDLKGITSKLDHFKDAGIGAIWLSPIYASPMVDFGYDISDFRKIDENYGTMEDLETLTKKAKELGIKIIMDLVPNHTSDKHQWFVDSLKGNTKYAQYYIWREGKEGNKPPNNWISVFSNSAWTYVNHTGLWYFHQFEYRQPDLNYANKDVRKEMEDIITFWLDKGIDGFRIDAVPHLYEDDNLTDEPKSNAPGAIEGKDYTYLNHIYTKDDPRTYELVKSWRAVVDKYAYEKNQDEKVILTEAYTSLINTIKYYNYGSHVPFNFNFIMNVNATSKPSEFKKVIDDWIVSMPKDGVANWVMGNHDRSRIATRYPGRADQMTMLAMILPGIAVTYNGEEIAMEDKTDITWEETQDPQACNAGKEHFKKQSRDPNRTPFQWDATANAGFSTAKKTWIPVNNNYKTLNLAQQKKDEVSHYKLYKKLTALRKSEPLQAGSLETGILNDKVLAVVRRGTNETVTLLINFEDSVEKAVNIGDLMKKGTNHTVYASSIGSKVKWGVQLNDSAITLQGKESLVIISVNTGFSAVPLKAILSVALYALYKLF, from the exons ATGTCGTATTTACGGTGGTGCGTTGCCCTTTTGCTCTGCGTCGGTCTCGCAGCCGGCGAGATAAAGAACAAGGGATGGTGGAAGAACACAGTGTTCTATCAAGTGTACCCGCGAAGTTTCATGGACTCCAACGGTGACGGAATCGGTGATTTGAAAG GTATAACTAGCAAACTAGATCACTTCAAAGATGCAGGAATCGGAGCCATATGGCTTTCGCCGATTTACGCGAGTCCTATGGTAGATTTCGGATATGACATATCCGATTTCCGCAAAATTGACGAAAACTATGGAACCATGGAGGATTTAGAGACATTGACGAAGAAGGCCAAAGAACTTGGAATAAAA ATTATTATGGATTTAGTGCCGAATCACACCTCCGATAAACATCAGTGGTTCGTCGACAGTCTAAAAGGCAATACTAAATACGCTCAATACTACATTTGGAGAGAAGGAAAAGAGGGAAATAAGCCACCAAACAACTGGATAAGCGTTTTCAGTAATTCAGCTTGGACCTATGTCAATCATACAGGTTTATGGTACTTCCATCAGTTCGAGTACAGGCAACCGGATCTTAACTATGCCAATAAGGATGTTCGTAAAGAAATGGAA GACATCATCACATTCTGGCTGGACAAAGGGATCGACGGTTTCAGGATAGATGCGGTTCCTCATCTCTATGAAGACGATAACCTTACAGACGAGCCCAAATCAAATGCACCAGGAGCAATTGAAGGAAAAGATTACACGTATTTGAATCACATTTACACAAAGGATGATCCACGTACCTACGAGTTAGTCAAAAGCTGGAGGGCAGTCGTCGACAAATACGCGTACGAAAAGAATCAGGATGAGAAG GTCATACTTACCGAGGCCTACACGTCCCTGATCAATACCATCAAGTATTACAACTACGGATCTCACGTACCTTTCAACTTCAACTTTATCATGAATGTCAATGCCACTTCGAAACCCAGCGAATTCAAGAAAGTCATAGACGATTGGATTGTCAGTATGCCCAAAGATGGAGTTGCCAACTGGGTG ATGGGCAATCACGACCGTAGCCGCATAGCCACGCGTTATCCCGGAAGAGCTGATCAGATGACGATGTTGGCCATGATCCTACCGGGTATCGCTGTCACTTACAACGGCGAGGAAATCGCCATGGAGGATAAGACGGACATTACCTGGGAGGAAACGCAAGATCCGCAAGCTTGCAACGCTGGCAAAGAACACTTCAAGAAGCAATCGCGTGATCCCAACAGAACCCCGTTCCAGTGGGACGCAACTGCCAACGCAG GATTCAGTACTGCTAAAAAAACTTGGATACcggttaataataattacaaaacATTGAATCTGGCACAACAAAAGAAGGACGAGGTGTCGCATTACAAGctctataaaaaattaacgGCCCTGAGAAAGAGCGAACCTTTGCAAGCTGGATCACTTGAAACCGGAATACTTAACGACAAAGTCTTGGCAGTTGTTCGTCGTGGGACAAATGAAACCGTCACCCTTCTCATAAACTTCGAAGACAGTGTTGAGAAGGCTGTGAATATTGgcgatttaatgaaaaaaggCACCAACCATACAGTGTATGCATCTAGCATTGGTTCTAAAGTGAAATGGGG AGTACAACTTAATGATTCGGCTATTACATTGCAAGGAAAAGAATCGTTGGTTATAATATCTGTCAACACAGGATTTTCGGCGGTACCTTTAAAAGCGATACTCTCTGTGGCTCTGTACGCCctttataaattattctaa
- the LOC100679403 gene encoding uncharacterized protein LOC100679403, which produces MRGLLLIICAISAAQGNPVSSSNEQGVNYKKQAETLLKNIETIQKDMKEVVEQGKVVHEELHESRNKIFTVINENPLVLEMKETLLKSENQEKVEECQQQLDNKLYWLGVNLRQHLTDDVESNLKALELTNLIMDSELEEMKRDLKNNLENNQDPCTKGDTSCDTIGTYVDKIEEGLQIVDLIKTQIPNLINNVLDYLATAVVPKEIPEILESVDKCMK; this is translated from the exons ATGAGAGGGTTATTATTAATCATTTGTGCTATATCGGCAGCGCAAGGAAATCCC GTATCTTCATCAAATGAACAAggtgtaaattataaaaaacaaGCTGAAACATTATTAAAGAACATAGAAACTATACAAAAAGATATGAAAGAAGTTGTAGAACAAGGGAAGGTTGTACATGAAGAATTACATGAATcaagaaacaaaattttcaccGTCATAAATGAAAACCCATTAGTACTGGAAATGaag gAAACGCTATTGAAATCTGAAAACCAAGAAAAGGTTGAAGAGTGTCAACAACAATTGGATAATAAACTTTACTGGCTTGGTGTCAATCTCAGACAACATTTAACAGATGATGTTGAAAGTAATTTAAAAGCTCTGGAATTAACGAACTTGATTATGGATTCg GAGTTGGAAGAGATGAAACGTGACCTTAAAAATAACCTTGAAAACAATCAAGATCCATGCACGAAGGGTGATACAAGCTGCGACACAATTGGAACATACGTAGACAAAATAGAAGAAGGCTTACAAATTGTTGACTTAATTAAAACACAAATACCCAATTTGATTAACAATGTCTTAGATTACCTTGCGACTGCGGTAGTGCCCAAAGAAATCCCAGAGATACTGGAATCAGTCGATAAGTGTATGAAATAA